From Haloarcula rubripromontorii:
GCAGTGACGCGAGAAAGGCCCGCTCGTATTTTCGTCCGTACCCCGCAGCGAGCCTCCGGTGTTTCTCAACCATCAGCGGGTAAGAGATGTCTCGCTTTTCAGTGTAGTTATTGCTGATTCGATCCGTCCCTTGGGGACAATGCCGACGTGTCAATACTTCTTGGATTACGCGAAATTCAGCATGTAGCGAGAGCCGTATCAGCCACTCCCTATCTTGCCAGCTGGGAAACCGTTCGTCAGGGAGGCCAGCTCGCTGGATAATGTCTGCCGCGACCATCAGTGTCGAGAATTCACCGAATGACTCACCTGAGAGGAGATCCTTGGTCACGTTCCCTTCGGCGGTAAAGATAACCTCCCGTGTGTAGTCTCCGTAATCGTACTCACATCCAGTGTAGACTACCCCGACACTGTCAGCGCTCTCTTCCATCTCGGAGACCTGTCGAGCAATCTTTTCTGAGTCCCAGGCGTCATCGTCATCTAACAACGCGATGTATTCGCCTTCTGCCCGTTGAATTCCTGTGTTCCGTGCCTGATTCGCTCCTCTGTTCTCTTCGTGACGGACACAGTTGACTTCGATACCCTCCAACGACTCTCCAGCAAGTGTATCAGCTGCCGGCTGCGGGGAGTGATCGTCTACAACGATGAGTTCGATGTTTGAGTACGTCTGACCTGCAACGCTCCGTGCTGCACTCCGAAGCTTGTCCGGTCGTTTATATGTCGGAAGGACAACGCTGACGAGCGGATTTGGCATGTGGCTGGTGGTGGTTTGCGGTATCGAAGTAAAGTTAGTGTCTAGCTATGCCTCACCCTGCTGGCTAATTTTGGGGCGCCACAGACCAGCCAGTGAACCCACCATTGGTGTACACCTTGTTTGCCGTCGGGTCGTTGTGCATCCGCACCAGACTGTCTTCATCGTATCGGAATAGATACTCCTGCTGGTCTTTTGTATAATACGACGCAGTGTGCTGTTTGACATCGTGCGTTTTCGTGACGACGTAGCTCCGCCCGAACGTGTCGGATGCGATAACATCCGGACTGAAATAGCCGAGATTCCGTGGCAAGTTATTTCCCATACTGAAACTCTGCGGGTAGTAGCGCGGATGGTTTGTCCCCAAGACGAACGCTTCCATCTTGTGTGACGTATCCATTGCATGAATAGGAACCCCTTCATCGATATTTGTCGCCATGAATTGGGACCCGTCATACTCTGCGTACGTCATGTGTCGGTTCGGCTCGTAGGCAGCATTGGCTGCGAGACAGGCGCTCAAAAGCACGAGTACCGTCAGGCAAACGGTGATCACCGAGTGCCGCCTGATAGCGCTATTGATGAGCGCCAGCCCGACAAGGACTGCAGCGAACAGGAGTGCGTATCTGTTTACTCTGATTATTCCCTTCACGATAAGATTGCTCAGGAGGAAGACTGCTGCGACGGCGAGTCCCGCGACGAAGTGAACCGAACCGAAACCCCAGTCGTACTGCATCCCTTTGGAAAGAAACCAGTATAACGTGAACAGAACGAATAACCCAGCGATAGCGAAGTAAATTGTGGTCGAACCGTACAGGGTGATGAATTTCTCAGCGAGTTCCATCGGTGAGAACTGAACTGAGCCGGCTCGCTGTACCTCTCTAGCCGCTGGGTTCACCTCATCCTGCGACGCAACGACCTTTATGATGGCCTGGCGCGTCTGCCCGAAATTAGTAAGCCAGGCGAAGAGGAGCGGAAAGAAGGCCACGCCGAGCCGCGGGCTGAGTTGCGGGGTAGACGACAGGGAAAGTCGTCCGAACACCCCCGAATACACAGATGTCAACAGTAGTATACCCAACATAAACAGAGTTGTCATCGGGTGCGAGTAAATGACAAACAGACCAAATAGGAGGATCAGGAGAAGGTACTCATTGTCGTTACTCCGTCGATACAGTTCCGTAAGCGTGAGCAGGACCGGGACAATCATGAATGAGTTCATCGCCGGATGGTTTGAGAGATGGAAGGTCGTATACAGGAGTGCGCTGCCCGCTGCTAAGCCGGCTGCCAGACTCCCTCGTTTATCTGAGAGTGTCTTCACAAGGACCCCGATTCCGATGATGTGAAGGGTCGTAAACAACAACGCGACCAGGTACGGCATCGCGTCCATGGGGACACCCAGCATCGCCATCTCGGCCATCAACACGTGTTCACCGGGATACCAGATTCCGGGAAGTGAGCCAGTTTCAAGGATTGCCCTGACATCGCCGAAGTGTTGCAGTGCATCTGCTGTTCCCTGTCCATAGAACCGATAGCCGCGAGCTTTCGGGAGAAAGAAATACAGCGCGTAGTTTGAAACGACGAGGCCAAGACCATGTCGCCAGTACCCCGTTCGGGTAATAGCTGCTGCTATCAATGTCAATATGCCACCAATCATGACGGAGTAGAAAGCGAACCAGAACAGCCGGGACAGTCCGTCCACCAGCGAGGTTTCATATCCGGTTACCGGTTGAATGGAGAGGAAGAGCGCGGTCTCAAGGACAAGAATCCCGGACAGGAGTATGACCAGATATTCTTGAATGTCACGGTTGGCGAACTCGAAGCTGTCAAACGATTCCCGATCGAAATTTGTCTCGTGACTCATTTATTACCCTTCTGACCCGCCACGCAGTGTGATATCAACGTCTTGCCCAGTTGTACGTACGGTAGATAATAAGTAATCAGCGACTAACGTGTTTGAGGTGATTGCTCTCACCAGATGCAGGCCCCGACCAGCGCCAACAAACCATCTTAACCACAGCGTTGCTCGGGTTATGAAAACGCAACAGGGGGATTCAATTGCGCAACCTGAACTAAGCGAGGCTCGACGCGCCATTCGTTCAGCGTTCGTCCTTGATCGCGGGCGCGGGACTGCTAGTCACCTCTGTTTTATCTTGAGCCACAGAGTCACCGGGTTCAGCCACTTGGCCCAGTATTTTCGTCGTTGCCTGCACTGTTTCTGCCCAATTGTAGCGTGTCGTGACGATTTCTCGACCGTACTTTCCGAGCTCTGAGAGGTGGTGCGGATCGCTAAGCAGATCGGCAATCGCCGTCGCGAATCCCTCAACATTGCCAACTTGGACTGTTTTTCCAGTTTGGTTGACTATTTTCGAGGTCTGTTCAAGATCGCTGGCAACGACTGGTGTTTCACAGGCTAACGCTTCAATAACTGTCCGTGGAAACCCTTCGGTCCGACTCGGAAGGACAAAGAGGTCCGCTGCTCGGAAGACCGAGGGCATTTGCTGATAGGAGACCCGGCCCAGAAACTCCACGGCATCTGTAAGTCCCCTGTCAGCGACCGTCGATTCAAGACTGTCCCGGAGTGGGCCATCGCCGCAGAAAAACAGCGATGCGTCCGGACAGCGCTCTCGTATCGTATCGAACGCAGCTAACACGTCTTGAGGGCGCTTCCCGTCGACTAAGCGGCCAACAAATACGATTGCTTGGCCGCTCTGGTTCGCGATACGGGAATAATCTTCTCCCGCGGGTGAGAAGCGGTTAGTATCGATCCCGTTGTTTACAACCGCGATGTCAGCATCGACACCGAGATCACGGAGTTTCGATTGCTCGACATCAGTGTAGCAAAGCGTGACATCGGCCGAGTCATACGTCCACTTGCCCAACGTACGAAGGTGTGCACGCGAGAACCAGAACGGGCCTCGTTGTGAGTTGAGGCCGTGACATGTGATTGCAACTGGAATATCGGCTAATCGGCAGTACAGTGCGGCCACGTTACTCGAGAAAAACAGGTGAGAGTGAGCGTGAACCACGTCGTAGTCTTCCATGCCGCGTAAATCGCGAACGGTGTTGGCGAAAATCTGGTTGCCAAGGAGCTCTAGCTTCGGCGGTTGTTTGATCAGGGTGTACCCGTTCTGATCAGTGACCTCGCGCTCTTCGACATCGTCCGAGACAGTCAAAACAGTG
This genomic window contains:
- a CDS encoding glycosyltransferase family 2 protein, translating into MPNPLVSVVLPTYKRPDKLRSAARSVAGQTYSNIELIVVDDHSPQPAADTLAGESLEGIEVNCVRHEENRGANQARNTGIQRAEGEYIALLDDDDAWDSEKIARQVSEMEESADSVGVVYTGCEYDYGDYTREVIFTAEGNVTKDLLSGESFGEFSTLMVAADIIQRAGLPDERFPSWQDREWLIRLSLHAEFRVIQEVLTRRHCPQGTDRISNNYTEKRDISYPLMVEKHRRLAAGYGRKYERAFLASLLFILGQEALRARAYSDARTQLLKSVYYWPFRADRWMFALAALGGRLSYKPAKNAMKALNSIKSEAITK
- a CDS encoding glycosyltransferase family 4 protein; amino-acid sequence: MHILRVAQDIFPETVGGAPYHIHALSRDQAAMGHEVTVLTVSDDVEEREVTDQNGYTLIKQPPKLELLGNQIFANTVRDLRGMEDYDVVHAHSHLFFSSNVAALYCRLADIPVAITCHGLNSQRGPFWFSRAHLRTLGKWTYDSADVTLCYTDVEQSKLRDLGVDADIAVVNNGIDTNRFSPAGEDYSRIANQSGQAIVFVGRLVDGKRPQDVLAAFDTIRERCPDASLFFCGDGPLRDSLESTVADRGLTDAVEFLGRVSYQQMPSVFRAADLFVLPSRTEGFPRTVIEALACETPVVASDLEQTSKIVNQTGKTVQVGNVEGFATAIADLLSDPHHLSELGKYGREIVTTRYNWAETVQATTKILGQVAEPGDSVAQDKTEVTSSPAPAIKDER